GCCGAAGTTGTTTCAAATTCCGCTTTTGCCGTCACGGCCGCGGCTCAGGGTCCGCTACACCGTTCGGTATAAGAAAACCCCTTTCCCGGTCCAACCTCAAACGTACGGGGTTTACCGAAACCTTACCAGGAACTCTTTACAGGTCTCACCCTAACCCCTTGGTATTTCAGATGATCCCCTTTTATGAAAGTCGTTCCCAGGCGCCGGCCTTGCCATGCAGGTTAGTAGCGCATCGTTATTAACGGCCAGGGGCCGGAAGAGATGGGGCGTGTTGTTGGTCGGTTCAATCATCGTGGCAAAGAAGCTGTTGCCAGTTCTCCCGTAAGAATTCCAGGGCATCGTAATTGGTCAGGTCGAGATGAAGCGGGGTGATGGAGACCAGGCCGCTGGCCACTGCCCGGGAGTCGCTGTCCGTACCGTTGTCCCAGGAGGGGGTGCCGCCGCCGATCCAGTAATGCTGCCTCCCCCGGGGGTCCCGGGTCTCCTTGATGGCGTTGTCGTAGGCCAGGCGTCCCTGGCGGGTGAAACGGATTCCTTTGAGTTCCGCAATCGGCCGGTTGGGTGCATTAACGTTTAAGAGGGTGTCGCGGGGCAACCCCTGTTCCAGGATCAGGGCCGCGACCTTGGCACCAATCCGGGCCGCGGTTTCAAAGAGAAAGGGCTCCTCGCCGGCCAGGGAGACCGCCATCGAGGGGATGCCGAGCATGGTCCCTTCGATGGCCGCGGATACGGTGCCGGAATAGCTGATATCATCGCCCAGGTTGCCGCCCGGATTGATGCCGGAGATTACCAGGTCCGGCTTTTTTTCAAGTATCTTGTTGATGCCGATGGTGACGCAGTCGGTGGGAGTGCCGTCAACGGTATAGGTGTGGTCGTTGATTGCGGTTACCCGGAGGGGCCGGTGCATGGTCAGGGAGTGGCTGACCGCGCTGTTGTCCCGGGTCGGGGCGATGATCACCGCCTTGCCCAGTGGCTGCACGGCGGCAAACAGGGCCGCCAGGCCCGGGGAGCGCACCCCGTCGTCATTGGTAACCAGGATGAAAGGCATGGTGGTTAGGTTTCACCGGAAAGAAGGTTTTTCTTCAAAGAAATTCTTGTCATAGCTGCGGGCGGCGAACATATCCATCTGCTGCCGGTAATAGCGCCCGTTGGCAGGGTCCCGGGCAATGGCCTGTTGCTCCGCGGCCAGGGCCTCTTGCTGGAACCCGTTTGCCCATAAGGAGGTGGCCAGGGTGTCGAGGATATAGCCGGTGGCCTTGAGTTTGACCGCGCGGCGGGCCAGGACCAGGGCCCGCCGTGGATCGCGGACCCTTTTTTCATCACTCATTACCAGCAGCCAGGCCAGGTTGTTCAGCACCTCGGGGTGGAGCGGCTGCAGGGCCAGGGCCTGTTCGTAGGCCTGTTTTGCCTCGTAGTCCAGGCCGCGCGCCTGCTGCAGGTCTCCCATCAGCCGCAGCCAGATCATGTTTTTAGGCTCCTGCCTGATTTTCTGCCTGAGTACCGCCTCGACGAACTTGTTCTGGGAGGTGGTCTTTAACAGCTCCATGGGCGCGCTCTGGAGAAACCCGGCCGCACTGCCCAGCACAACCAGGTAGAGAATGAGGGCCGCGTATACCTTGCGGTCGTGGCGCTTGATCAGGCCGGGGTTTTTCCGGCATTTCTGCAGGTAGTCGACCCGCTGGCCGATGCCGAAATGGTGCCAGCTGGGCAGGTCGCGGGTATTGCCGCTCAGCCAGCCGATTTTTTCCAGGGACTGGATCAGGGGCTCGCTGTTGCCGGTGGCGGTGAACACATACAGGTCGGCCTGCCGTTCGAAGTTACGCATGAAAAAGCCGAACACATAGCGAAAATAGAGGATCATGATCACAAAGAGCGGCAGGGTGCCCCAGAAGGCGATCCCGGCCTCGGGATCACTGTGGGTGAAACTGAGGATGGAGTAAAACTGGCTGGAGCTTAACAGCAGGTAGAAGATGGGGTTGGCGATCATGCTGACGGTCAGCCCGAAGCCGAGAAAAAGGAGCAGGTAGAGATGGAGATGATATTTTTTCACATGGCCGATTTCATGGGCCATTACCGCGTCCAGCTCCTCAAGGGTCAGGGTCTGGAGCAGGGCCGGGGTGATGAGCAGATAGCGGAGCCGTTTGGAAAGACCCATTACCCCGGCGCTGATCGCCTGGCCTTCGAACAGGGGCCAGAGCAGGATGTCGGAACAGGCGAACTTCTGTTCCCGGCAGAATTTTTCTATATGGGACCGGAGCGGCCCGGCCGGCAGCGGGGTGCAGTTCCAGACCCGGCGGATCAGGGCCGGAAAGGCCAGGGCCAGTCCGACAAAGATGACCAGCAGCAGGACCGGTTCACCCCAGGGCGAGGCGGTGAACTGCTTGACCGCTGGAAAGGGCAAGAGTTGCAGCAGGTCGAAAACGAGCGAGATGATCAGCCAGGGCAGGACAAGCGGCAGGTTGGCCTTGAGGTTGGACAGGACAAAGGCGGCGGCCCGGTACTCCCGGGCAAATATCCGTTGATAACTGGCCCGGGCGACGAGCCACATGACGGCCAGATACCCGAAAAAAAGGGCCACCCCGGCCAGATCGACCAGGATGGGGAGCTGGCCGGCCAGGGGCAGTTTGCCAAAGTAAAATTTGCAGTCCAGAAGATAGACGTCAACCGCAAAAAAGAGGATCCCCAGGATGGAGTGTTTCTGTTCCGCGGCAAAGTACTGCCTGCTGGTGCGGACCCGGCCGTTCCGGTGGGTGAAACGGACCAGGAAGAAATAGAGGGCCGCCTTGGCCAGAAAGAAGAAAAACGCCTCGCCCGGGGAAAGCAGCGGGGCCTGGGGGATGCTGTTGGTCGTGAGCAGGAGGATAACGACCAGCAGGTAGAGGAGGTTGTTGTAGATCAAGGCGTAGTTCCTAAAATAAGGATAATGACCGGTGTCGTCGTTGCCAGGGGGTTGCCCGCCAAATTAACGGGAAGCCCGGAGGGTGGCGGGCAACAAGGGAGAGAGGGTGACGCCCGTCCGCGGATGCGTTCCCGGGGCACTGCCGCCTTCTTGCGGCGGCGAGCTATTACGATTTTTTATAATGGCTGGTGTCCTGCCAGGACTATATCGATTCGTTAATTCCGGGTCAAGCAAAACCAGGGGGGTGCGGACCGGGAGTTTTTTGTTGGCTCAATTTTTGTCGGTCTCGCAACAACCCGCTCGACGGACGTGATTCGTCTTGTAACTTGTTGATTTTATTGGGTGGCATTTGAAGCCTTTCGGGTTGTTACGAGTTCATCAATTTTTGTTTGTTGACAAACCGCCAGATATCGGTTTAATCTTAAAAATTAACCTGAAAGAGGGCCTATAGCTCAGTTGGCTAGAGCCACCGGCTCATAACCGGTCGGTCCCTGGTTCGAGTCCAGGTAGGCCCACCATTTTGATCTGGCGCGGAACAGGGCCGGCTATCGGCTGAGAAACAAGCAAACCCCGGTTGCCAGGTTACAGAGGGCCCGTTTGACAACCATGGAATGGATGGACGCAAATAAACGGTACCGGTTTCTCCCCTGGTTTTTTCGCCGGGAACAGCGGCCCCGGAGGTTTCTTCCTCTTGGCGGGGCGGAACCAACCAGACAGTATCTTGAGCAAAGGTGCACCCGAACAGACGGTGTGCCTTTTTTCTTTTAGCGAACACGGGTCATCAGGAAAAAAGAATGGCGCAGGCCCTGACCGTACAAGACATACTGTACTCCATCGAAGAGATTGCCCCCTCTTCCCTTGCCGAGACCTGGGACAACGTCGGCCTGCTGGTGGGCAGCCCGTCCCAGGAGGTCTCCGGCCTGCTGGTCGCCCTGGACCCCACCGAAGAGGTCCTGAACGAGGCCCTGGCCCGCGGGGCAAATACCATTATCACCCACCACCCCCTGATCTTCCACCCCCTGAAAGCAGTTGTCATTGATGAACCGGTCGGCCGTTTTTTGAAACAGGCCCTGGCCGAAAATATTGCCGTGGTCGGATGTCATACCAACCTCGACGTGATTGCCGGCGGGGTGAGCGACGCCCTGGCCGCCGCGTTGAAACTGCAAGACACCAGGCCCCTGGCGGACACGGCCGCGGATATCGGTTTCGGCCGTATCGGTACCCTGGCCGAGCCGGTGCCGGGCGAGATGCTTATAAGCCGGGTGAGCGCGGCCCTGTCACTTCCAGGGGTAAACGTGGCCGGCCCCCTGCCGGCCATGGTGGAGACGGTGGCGGTTTGCGGCGGCAGTGGCTCGGATCTGGCCGGGGCTGCCTATCGGGCCGGGGCCCAGCTTTATCTTACCGGCGAAATCAAGCACAGCACGGCCAGGTGGGCCGAGGCCAGCGGCTTTTGCTTGGTGGATGGCGGCCATTTTGCCACCGAACGGCCGGTGGTGCGGCTGCTGGCCGCCACCCTGGCGCAACTCTCCCGCAAGAAAGGGTGGAACATACCGGTGATGGCCGCGGACCGGGAACAGAACCCGTTTACATTTCATCCTGTCAAGGAAACCACGGGATGAACTTTATATAGGGCCGGCCCGCCGGGCCGACACATCTTGCAAGGAAGAAAGATTTGTCGGTCGCGCAATAAATCGCGAGACGGACGTGTGTCACGTTGTAACCTCTTGATTTCACAGGGTGGCATTTGAAGCCTTTCGGGTTGTTAGGAGTTCATCATATTTGTCGGTCTCGCAACAACCCGCTCGACGGACGTGATTCGTCTTGTAACTTGTTGATTTTATTGGGTGGCATTTGAAGCATTTTGGATTGTTACGCGTCCATCATATTTAACAGAGATCTTAATTTATAGAAAACAACGGAGGAGACAGCCAATTGAACGAGGTAATCAAAAAACTAACGGAGTTACAGGTTATTGATCTCGAGATAGCGCAACTGGACGGAAAAATGGCGGCCGCGCGGGAGGAACTGGACAGACACCGCCAGGCGTACCAGGAGCGCCAGGACTCGATGGCCGAACTGCGGGAAAAAGTCGCGGCCATTGATGTCCGTCGCCGGGACCTGGAGGCCGAGCTTGCCGATGAAACGGGACGGATCAAGGAGCGCCAGTCCAAAATGATGCAGGTCCAGACCAACCGTGAGTACCAGAGCCTGTTAAAGGAGATTGAGGACGCAAAAAGGGCGAACAAGGAGCGGGAAGAAGAGATCGTCCAGCTGATGGAGCAGAAAGAGTCCCTGGAAACGATTCTTGCCGAGCAGAGTTCCCTTTGCGAGGGTGAGGACAAGGAGATTGCCAAGGAAGAAAGGTCGGCCAAGAGACTGATCGCCAAGTTGACCTCCGCGAAGGCCGCCATTAAGAAAAAAAGAACCGCCCGGGCCAAGGGGTTCAAGGATCCGCTGCTCAAGAAATATGATATGCTTCGTTTCCGGCGCAACGGCAGGGCGGTGGTCGGGGTGACCGACGGTGTCTGCCAGGGATGCTTTATGAGTATTCCGCCCCAGCAGTACAACGAGGTGCTCAAGGGTGACAAGATGTTGTTCTGCCCGACCTGCCAGCGTATTCTCTATCATCAGCTGGAGCAGGAGGCGGAACAGAAGGCCGCGGCAAAGTGAGCAGAAACCGGAGCATTGATGAACAGCAGGGTTGCACACAGGGCGCTGGCTGAATGGTGTTTGAAATTTTAGAACTCTTTACGGGTTCATCAAGTTTGTCGGTCTCGCAACAACCCGCTCGACGGACGTGATTCGTCTTGTAACTTGTTGATTTTATTGGGTGGCATTTGAAGCCTTTCGGGTTGTTACGGGTTCATCAAGTTTGTCGGTCTCGCAACAACCCGCTCGACGGACGTGATTCGTCTTGTAACTTGTTGATTTTATTGGGTGGCATTTGAAGCCTTTCGGGTTGTTACGAGTTCATCAAGTTTGGAGCGGGTGCATGGTCGCTGGTCCGCCGCAGGCGGGCCAGAGGAAAGTCCGAACTCCGCAGGGCAGGGTGGTTCGTAACGCGAACCCCGGGCGACCGGGGGAAAGTGCCACAGAAAAGATACCGCCGCTTGTCGGTAAGGGTGAAATGGCGAGGTAAGAGCTCACCGCTTTCATGGTGACATGAAAGGCATGGTAAACCCCACCCGGAGCAAGACCAAATAGGAAAACGTCCGAGGGCTGCCCGTCCGATGTTTTCGGGTAGGTCGCTGGAGGTGCCGGGCGACCGGCATCCTAGAGAAATGATCATGGTCCGTCTGAGGCGGATACAGAATTCGGCTTATAGCCCGCTCCAATTTTTTTTACCTGGAATCGCTTGATCCAGGTTGTACGCTGTGCTGCCAAAGTCCCGCGCCGGTGGCTTTGGCAGTTTTTATTTGTCTTTGTCAAGGTGGTGCGCAACGAGACCACTGCCTGGAGGAAACGTCCGGTGATTACAGGGAGGCGAAACCCATGACCAGCATGCTCCGCACCGCGGCCATTGTGCCGGCGGCCGGCAGCGGCATCAGGATGGGGTTGCCCGGACCCAAGCAGTTTTACGACCTGGACGGGGTGCCGATTCTTGTCCATACCGTCCGGGTCCTGGCCCGGGTTGGCGGGCTGGACGGTATCGTGCTGGTGGTCCCGGCCGACCAGCTGGCCCGGACCAGGGAGATGGTGCTTGAGTATCAATTGGAGCGGGTGCTGGGGGTGGTGGCCGGCGGCCGCCGGCGCCAGGATTCGGTCAGGGCCGGCCTTGATTTTCTGCCGGACAGCGTCGAACTGGTGCTGGTCCATGACGGGGTGCGGCCCTTTGTCACCCCGGACCTGGTAGAGGAGTGTCTGCGCCAAGCCGATGTTGTTGGCGCCGCCATGGCCGCGATCCCGGTCAAGGATACCCTGAAAACAGTGGCGGATCTTCAGGTGGTGAAGACCGTGGACCGGGAGCAGCTCTGGCAGGCCCAGACCCCCCAGGCGATGCGGGTCGATCTTCTGCGCCGGGCATTGATTGTTGCCGAGGAAAAGGGGATGACCGGCACCGACGAGGCATCACTTCTGGAGGCGGTCGGCTGCCCGGTCACCGTGGTTCCGGGTTCTGAACGGAATATCAAGATCACCCGGCCGGAAGATCTCCGGCTGGCCGAGGCGATTATGCATCATGATCACCCCCGGACCGTCCCTGCCGCCATGCGGGTGGGGCACGGCTACGATGTTCATCAGCTGGTGGTGGACCGGCCCCTGGTTCTGGGCGGGGTAACCATCCCCCACTCCCTGGGCCTGGCGGGTCATTCCGATGCCGATGTCCTGACCCATGCCCTGTGCGATGCCGTCCTGGGGGCCCTGGGGGCCGGCGATCTTGGCCGGCATTTTCCGGATACCGATAAAAAATATAAGGATATCCGTAGCCTGCGCCTACTGGAACAGGTCATTGCCATGGCTGCTGACCGGGGGTATCTGCTGGCCAACGCTGATATCACCGTGGTGGCGCAACGGCCCTGCCTGGCGGAGTTTGTGCCGGAGATTGTCGTCAACCTGGCCACTGCCTGCCAAGTGGACCAGACGGCTGTCAACTGCAAGGCAACCACCACCGAGAAGCTGGGGTTTGCCGGTCGCGAGCAGGGCATAGCCGCCCACGCGGTAGTTCTTTTGAGCAAGAACTAGTACTTATTTGCAGTGTAGAAAACCATGTCCTCAGGGCGTGGTCAGAGATGTTTGTCGGTCTCGCAACAACCCGCGAGACGGACGTGTGTCATGTTGTAACTTGTTGATTTTATTGGGTGGCATTTGAAGCATTTTGGATTGTTACGCGTCCATCATGTTTGGCTTTGCCTGAAAATCGTGCTCGTGTACGTTCACGAGCACGAGCACGGTTCTCAAACCATCCCCTTCCAGGGGTTAACTCAATACCGCCACCCAGCTAGTACTTATTCTTGCCGATTCGGATCATTGCCCGGAGAAAGCGGATAGGTGGCTTCGATGCTGTGGATCGCCCCCTTTGGGGTGAGGCGGCTGCAAAAGAGGTGGAATTCGGCCACTGCAAAGGGCTTGCTGGTAAAAAGATTGTTGCCGGCCAGGAATTGGCCGATTTTGTTGGCCGGCGCGTTGTTCAGCCTGGCCAGGGTGATGTGGGGACTGTATTTGCGGCCCTCCGGCTTCAGTCCCTGGCGAACCAGGGTCGCTTGCACCTGGTTGCGCAACCGGACCAGGGCCTCATTGGCTTCAACACCTGCCCAGAGTACCCGCGGCGCTTTCCGGGGCGGAAAGTGGCCGACCCCCTTCAGCCGAAGACTGAAGCCCGGGGAGCGGACCTCGGTCAGCGCCTCCCTGATATCCTTGAAAACAGCGCCGTCCACCTCGCCGATGAAGCAAAGAGTGAGGTGGACCTGGTCGGCGGCCAGCCACCGGGCCCCGGGGATGCCGAAACCAAGATCAACAAGCTGCATCTTTATCCGGGCCGGCAGATCGATGGCTGTGAATAGTCTGGGCATTTTTTCAACCTATGCGGTTTTTGCGAACAAGCGGGACAATCATTCAGACACAACCACTCACAGGGTGGCGCGACCACCTGTTGAGTAGACTCTTTGCCCTGTGAGAGTTTACATTCAGACGGCAAAAATAACCGTTTCCCCTGGCAAAGAAAACAGGAAAAATCCGGGCCATTAAGAGGAGAGAGTTTCCGTGGGCAACGAATCAGATGCTGGAGGTGCTCCGCTGGCCTGGCAGATGGACTGGCAGGCGGTGGACACCGTGCTCCTGGATATGGACGGCACCCTGCTCGACAAGCATTTTGACGATTATTTCTGGGAACATTATCTGCCCGGGGTCTATGGGGCCAGGCATGGGCTGGGCCTGGCCGCGGCCAGGGAGCAGCTCCTGGCCGGCTACAAGAAGATCGAGGGCACCCTGGAGTGGACCGATCTGGACTACTGGTCCCGGCAACTGGGCCTTGATATCCCGGCCCTGAAGATGAAGATCGATCACCTGATCGATGTCCACCCCTATGTGATCGATTTTCTCAAGTACTGCCGGGGGCTCGGCAAAAAGGTGTACCTGGTCACCAACGCCCACTCCAAGACCCTGGAG
The window above is part of the Desulfobacterales bacterium genome. Proteins encoded here:
- a CDS encoding HAD-IA family hydrolase — protein: MGNESDAGGAPLAWQMDWQAVDTVLLDMDGTLLDKHFDDYFWEHYLPGVYGARHGLGLAAAREQLLAGYKKIEGTLEWTDLDYWSRQLGLDIPALKMKIDHLIDVHPYVIDFLKYCRGLGKKVYLVTNAHSKTLEIKMGKTALGDYFDRIICAGEVGMAKEDPLFWERLERMLGFDRQRTMLADDTEQVLLSARQYGMGVLIFVARPSSQSPIVFSSLFPSIVYFKELILP
- a CDS encoding Nif3-like dinuclear metal center hexameric protein; translation: MAQALTVQDILYSIEEIAPSSLAETWDNVGLLVGSPSQEVSGLLVALDPTEEVLNEALARGANTIITHHPLIFHPLKAVVIDEPVGRFLKQALAENIAVVGCHTNLDVIAGGVSDALAAALKLQDTRPLADTAADIGFGRIGTLAEPVPGEMLISRVSAALSLPGVNVAGPLPAMVETVAVCGGSGSDLAGAAYRAGAQLYLTGEIKHSTARWAEASGFCLVDGGHFATERPVVRLLAATLAQLSRKKGWNIPVMAADREQNPFTFHPVKETTG
- the thpR gene encoding RNA 2',3'-cyclic phosphodiesterase — translated: MPRLFTAIDLPARIKMQLVDLGFGIPGARWLAADQVHLTLCFIGEVDGAVFKDIREALTEVRSPGFSLRLKGVGHFPPRKAPRVLWAGVEANEALVRLRNQVQATLVRQGLKPEGRKYSPHITLARLNNAPANKIGQFLAGNNLFTSKPFAVAEFHLFCSRLTPKGAIHSIEATYPLSPGNDPNRQE
- a CDS encoding M48 family metalloprotease, whose protein sequence is MIYNNLLYLLVVILLLTTNSIPQAPLLSPGEAFFFFLAKAALYFFLVRFTHRNGRVRTSRQYFAAEQKHSILGILFFAVDVYLLDCKFYFGKLPLAGQLPILVDLAGVALFFGYLAVMWLVARASYQRIFAREYRAAAFVLSNLKANLPLVLPWLIISLVFDLLQLLPFPAVKQFTASPWGEPVLLLVIFVGLALAFPALIRRVWNCTPLPAGPLRSHIEKFCREQKFACSDILLWPLFEGQAISAGVMGLSKRLRYLLITPALLQTLTLEELDAVMAHEIGHVKKYHLHLYLLLFLGFGLTVSMIANPIFYLLLSSSQFYSILSFTHSDPEAGIAFWGTLPLFVIMILYFRYVFGFFMRNFERQADLYVFTATGNSEPLIQSLEKIGWLSGNTRDLPSWHHFGIGQRVDYLQKCRKNPGLIKRHDRKVYAALILYLVVLGSAAGFLQSAPMELLKTTSQNKFVEAVLRQKIRQEPKNMIWLRLMGDLQQARGLDYEAKQAYEQALALQPLHPEVLNNLAWLLVMSDEKRVRDPRRALVLARRAVKLKATGYILDTLATSLWANGFQQEALAAEQQAIARDPANGRYYRQQMDMFAARSYDKNFFEEKPSFR
- the surE gene encoding 5'/3'-nucleotidase SurE; amino-acid sequence: MPFILVTNDDGVRSPGLAALFAAVQPLGKAVIIAPTRDNSAVSHSLTMHRPLRVTAINDHTYTVDGTPTDCVTIGINKILEKKPDLVISGINPGGNLGDDISYSGTVSAAIEGTMLGIPSMAVSLAGEEPFLFETAARIGAKVAALILEQGLPRDTLLNVNAPNRPIAELKGIRFTRQGRLAYDNAIKETRDPRGRQHYWIGGGTPSWDNGTDSDSRAVASGLVSITPLHLDLTNYDALEFLRENWQQLLCHDD
- the ispD gene encoding 2-C-methyl-D-erythritol 4-phosphate cytidylyltransferase; the protein is MTSMLRTAAIVPAAGSGIRMGLPGPKQFYDLDGVPILVHTVRVLARVGGLDGIVLVVPADQLARTREMVLEYQLERVLGVVAGGRRRQDSVRAGLDFLPDSVELVLVHDGVRPFVTPDLVEECLRQADVVGAAMAAIPVKDTLKTVADLQVVKTVDREQLWQAQTPQAMRVDLLRRALIVAEEKGMTGTDEASLLEAVGCPVTVVPGSERNIKITRPEDLRLAEAIMHHDHPRTVPAAMRVGHGYDVHQLVVDRPLVLGGVTIPHSLGLAGHSDADVLTHALCDAVLGALGAGDLGRHFPDTDKKYKDIRSLRLLEQVIAMAADRGYLLANADITVVAQRPCLAEFVPEIVVNLATACQVDQTAVNCKATTTEKLGFAGREQGIAAHAVVLLSKN
- a CDS encoding C4-type zinc ribbon domain-containing protein — its product is MNEVIKKLTELQVIDLEIAQLDGKMAAAREELDRHRQAYQERQDSMAELREKVAAIDVRRRDLEAELADETGRIKERQSKMMQVQTNREYQSLLKEIEDAKRANKEREEEIVQLMEQKESLETILAEQSSLCEGEDKEIAKEERSAKRLIAKLTSAKAAIKKKRTARAKGFKDPLLKKYDMLRFRRNGRAVVGVTDGVCQGCFMSIPPQQYNEVLKGDKMLFCPTCQRILYHQLEQEAEQKAAAK